Part of the Candidatus Eisenbacteria bacterium genome, CGATCTCGACGCCGATCACATCGTCGTTCGTGTAGATCCGGAGCCACTCGGTCCCGTACGTCTCCTGCGCGCGCGCGGCCAGGCCGAGGTCCCTCGCCGCCGCGACGATCAAGGTCGGCACCCGGCGCGCCACCTCCTCCGCGTGGCTCGGGCCCACGAGCACCACGATGCGATCCGCCAATCTCGCAGGCAGCACCGAGGCGAGCACCTCGCTCATCCGCAAGAGCGTCTGCGGCTCGAGGCCCTTCGTGGCGACGGTCACCCACTCGATCCGGTCCAGCGCGTCCCGAGCCTCCTCGCGCAGGCGAACCGCGGTGCTCCGCAAGGCGTGGGACGGCGTCACGAAGAGGAGCGTGTCGGCGCCGTGTCCGACCTCTCCCAGCGACGAGGTGAGCGAGATCCGATCCGGGATCGAGACGTCCGGAAGGAACCGCGCGTTTCGCCGGGTTCGCGTCATCTCTTCCATGAGATCTCGCTCGTAAACCCATAGCCGCACGGAATGAGCGCGGCTCTCGAGCGCGATCGAGAGCGCGGTGCCCCAGCCCCCTCCGCCGATCACCCCCACGTTCATGTGCGCTCCGCCTTCGGCGCACGCGCCGAGATCGTGGGCGGCTCGGTGCCGCTCAGGAGACGCCGGATGTTCGGAATGTGGCGCACGAGGACGAGCGCGGCCACGGCCGCCGCGACGGCCGTGACGATGCCGCGGGAGCCTTCGCTCCCGAGAAACCAGACGAGAGCGGGATAGGCGACGGCCGCCCCGATCGACCCCACCGAGACGCGCTTCGAGATCGCGAAGAGAACCGCCCAGAGGGCGAAGGCGAGGAGCGTGGGCCAGGGCACGATTCCAAGGAAGACCCCGAGGCTCGTCGCGACACCCCGGCCACCCTGGAACCGGAGCCACGGGGTGAAGACGTGCCCCAGGATCGCCGCCACGCCTCCCACGAGGGAGAACGTGAGGAAGTGCATCGCGTCGGTAGGACCGGGCGGGGCTGCCTCGACCGCGAGCATCTTCGCGGCGAGCACCGCCACGAGTCCCTTCAGGAGGTCGAGCGCGAAGACGAGCGCGCCCCACCGGGCGCCCAGCACACGGAACGCGTTCGTCGCGCCGATGTTCTTGCTTCCGTGCGCGCGAATGTCCACGCCCCGGGCGCGGCCGACGAGGAGCCCCGTGGGGATGGAGCCGAGTAGGAATCCCATCACTGCGGAGGCGAAGACGAGGAGCGGAATGACGCACCCTCCCGAACCGCGATGAGGGCTAGTGACTCCCCTTCCACTCGAGCAGGATGGGGGTGCCCTCGAACCCGAACGTCCGGCGCAAGCCGCGCTCCAGGTAACTTACATAATTCGGCTGACGATAGCGAGGATTGTTCACGAACAAGGAGAATGTGGGCGGCCGGGTTCCGGTCTGGGCCGCGTAGTAGAACTTGAGGTGCTTCCCCGACGCCGTGGCCGGGGGCTGGACGCGGTTCAGGATCGAGTGGACGGCCCGGTTCAGCTCCGACGTCGTGATCTGCCGCGTGTACTCCCGGTGGACCTTCGCCACGGCGGGAAGGATTCTCCCCACTCCCGAGCCGGTGGCCGCCGAAACGTAGAGTCGCGGCGCCCAGTCCAGGAAGGGATAGAGCCTCACGAACTCCTCCTCGATCATCCCGCGCACGCCCTGGGGGTCGTCCACGAGGTCCCACTTGTTGAAGACGACCAGGATCCCCTTCCGCTGCTCTTCGACCAGGGCTCCGAGCTTCGCGTCCTGCTTCGCGGGCTCCCGCGAGACGTCGACCACCAGGAGCACGATGTCGGCGCGCGACACGGCCCGGAGCGCGCGCGTCACGCTGTAGAACTCGACGGGGTCCGTCACCTTCCGCTCGCGGCGGAGCCCGGCGGTGTCGATCAGGACGTATTCCTTGCCGCCCTTCTTCAGCGTGGTGTCGACCGCGTCGCGCGTCGTTCCCGCCACCGAGTCCACCACCATGCGCTCGGAGCCGAGGAGACGGTTCACGAGAGACGACTTCCCCACGTTGGGGCGTCCCAGCACCGCGATCCGGATCGCGTCCGCGCTCTCCGGAGCGGGATCGCGGGACGGGAGCCTCGCGACCACCTCCTCGAGCAGATCGCCGGAGTTCCGCCCATGAAGCGCGGAGACCGGCATGGGACTCCCGACACCCAGCGTGTAGAACTCCGAGAGATCGTCCTCCCGCGCGGCGGAGTCGGCCTTGTTCACGATGAGGAGCATCGGCCGGCCGCGCCGGCGCACGCGGTCCGCGACCTCTCGGTCGAGCGCGGTGATCCCCTGGGTGGCGTCCACCACGAGGAGCGACACGTCCGCTTCATCGAGCGCGACCGCGGTCTGGATCAGGATCTGACGCTGAATGGGATGCGCGCTCCCGGGATCGATCCCTCCGGTGTCGACGAGCAGGAACTTGCGCCCGTTCCACTCGGCCTCGGCGTAGTGGCGGTCGCGCGTCAGACCGGGCAGCTCGTCGACGATCGCGCGGCGCTGGCCGAGGAGCCGGTTGAAGAGGGTCGACTTTCCCACGTTGGGGCGGCCGACGATCGCGACGATCGGGAGCATGGAGGGCTACCGCGAGGGCCGCTCGTCGAAGCCGATCGTGACGGGAACGCCGAGCGACCGCTCGAGGTCCGAGCGGGTCCGGTCGTCGAGGAAGATCTCGCGCTCCTTGAGGCAGTTCGGGGGGAGGAGCACGCGATCCGCCGGCCCGTGCGCGCGGAGCGCGCGCTCGATGTCCTCGCCCACGAGAAGACCGCTCACGGTGACCGTGTCCCCGAAGTACTCGTTCGTCACCACGCAGAGGGACGCGTCCACGCCGGCCGGCGGCCGCTCGTGGAGGAGACGCTCCAGCGTGGACGCCGCGCTCGTGCCGGTGACCACCGCCACCCGCTCGCGCGTCCCGTTCCGCGGAAGGATGTCGTCCTCGCCCCGGATCCAGCGGTCCATCGTGCTCCGCAGCATCCCGATCCCGTTCTCGAGCTGCGGGAATCCCTCGTAGGCCTTTTCGGCCGGAATCTCGGCACCGGCGAGGACGTACATCTCGTCGGCCGCGAACACGATTCGCGTCTTGTGCCGCTTCAGATAGTCGCGCTCGAGCCGACCGACCTCCGCGAGCGCGGCGAGCGCGTCCTCG contains:
- the der gene encoding ribosome biogenesis GTPase Der → MLPIVAIVGRPNVGKSTLFNRLLGQRRAIVDELPGLTRDRHYAEAEWNGRKFLLVDTGGIDPGSAHPIQRQILIQTAVALDEADVSLLVVDATQGITALDREVADRVRRRGRPMLLIVNKADSAAREDDLSEFYTLGVGSPMPVSALHGRNSGDLLEEVVARLPSRDPAPESADAIRIAVLGRPNVGKSSLVNRLLGSERMVVDSVAGTTRDAVDTTLKKGGKEYVLIDTAGLRRERKVTDPVEFYSVTRALRAVSRADIVLLVVDVSREPAKQDAKLGALVEEQRKGILVVFNKWDLVDDPQGVRGMIEEEFVRLYPFLDWAPRLYVSAATGSGVGRILPAVAKVHREYTRQITTSELNRAVHSILNRVQPPATASGKHLKFYYAAQTGTRPPTFSLFVNNPRYRQPNYVSYLERGLRRTFGFEGTPILLEWKGSH
- the plsY gene encoding glycerol-3-phosphate 1-O-acyltransferase PlsY; amino-acid sequence: MPLLVFASAVMGFLLGSIPTGLLVGRARGVDIRAHGSKNIGATNAFRVLGARWGALVFALDLLKGLVAVLAAKMLAVEAAPPGPTDAMHFLTFSLVGGVAAILGHVFTPWLRFQGGRGVATSLGVFLGIVPWPTLLAFALWAVLFAISKRVSVGSIGAAVAYPALVWFLGSEGSRGIVTAVAAAVAALVLVRHIPNIRRLLSGTEPPTISARAPKAERT
- a CDS encoding NAD(P)H-dependent glycerol-3-phosphate dehydrogenase codes for the protein MNVGVIGGGGWGTALSIALESRAHSVRLWVYERDLMEEMTRTRRNARFLPDVSIPDRISLTSSLGEVGHGADTLLFVTPSHALRSTAVRLREEARDALDRIEWVTVATKGLEPQTLLRMSEVLASVLPARLADRIVVLVGPSHAEEVARRVPTLIVAAARDLGLAARAQETYGTEWLRIYTNDDVIGVEIGVALKNVIAIAAGIGDGLGFGDSTKAALITRGLVEMNRLARKLGAKPETLSGLAGMGDLIATATSRHSRNRRLGEAIGRGATLADALASSPMVVEGVGTAEAALALARKHQVELPIVEQVHAILHEGKSARVALRELLNRDLKAEAEPLSRR